A region of Thermococcus barossii DNA encodes the following proteins:
- a CDS encoding transcriptional regulator, translating into MSDVYERLEALLRSLGVKKTELRIYRLLLEKSEPMRITEIQKELGISERSVREHVLSLYRKGILRRKLIEQGWLGYVYTAVSPSEVLEHLKENLIKRINEIEKELKNTSKQRN; encoded by the coding sequence ATGAGCGACGTCTACGAGAGGCTTGAGGCACTGCTGCGTTCACTTGGGGTCAAGAAGACCGAGCTGAGGATATACCGCCTCCTCCTCGAAAAGAGCGAACCCATGAGGATAACAGAGATACAGAAAGAGCTCGGCATAAGCGAGCGCTCGGTGAGGGAGCACGTTCTGAGCCTGTACCGGAAAGGAATACTTAGGAGGAAACTCATCGAACAGGGCTGGCTGGGCTACGTATACACAGCGGTTTCGCCAAGTGAGGTCCTGGAGCACCTGAAGGAGAACCTGATAAAGAGGATAAACGAAATCGAAAAGGAGCTGAAAAACACCTCTAAACAGAGGAACTAA
- a CDS encoding metallophosphoesterase gives MYSFESFERLSMEIETSRGKTLLIADPHIGFELSRGLRIRTRFEEKLAGCIVEKDPDLLIILGDVKEPIGLSFTVKRLLMGFFSDLRGIPTIITKGNHDGRIEEVAGKFQHVEVVEHALIDGILFLHGHTNLPRAEFSEAYLGHIHPAYTFKSGGTARKTKIFFRVGRFLILPTINPFIEGFDVRQGIKMVPFLKDSREGEAFLPEGVYLGHVPLQEQ, from the coding sequence ATGTACTCTTTTGAATCCTTTGAGAGGCTCTCGATGGAGATTGAAACCTCCAGAGGGAAAACTCTCCTGATAGCGGATCCACACATAGGCTTTGAGCTGTCCAGGGGGCTTAGAATAAGAACCAGGTTTGAAGAAAAGCTCGCAGGGTGCATAGTGGAGAAAGACCCAGATCTCCTGATCATCCTCGGTGACGTCAAGGAACCGATAGGATTGAGCTTCACGGTGAAACGCCTCCTCATGGGATTCTTCTCAGACCTGAGGGGAATACCAACGATAATAACCAAGGGGAACCACGACGGCAGGATAGAAGAGGTGGCGGGAAAGTTCCAACACGTTGAGGTCGTTGAGCATGCGCTTATCGATGGGATTCTGTTCCTGCACGGGCACACAAACCTTCCTAGGGCGGAATTCTCAGAGGCCTATCTGGGCCACATACACCCGGCCTACACCTTCAAAAGTGGAGGAACAGCGAGAAAGACAAAGATTTTCTTCCGCGTGGGAAGGTTTCTCATCCTGCCGACGATTAACCCCTTCATCGAGGGCTTCGATGTACGGCAGGGGATAAAGATGGTGCCCTTCCTGAAGGATTCGAGGGAGGGCGAGGCGTTCCTACCTGAGGGCGTTTACTTGGGGCATGTTCCACTCCAGGAACAATAG
- a CDS encoding nitrilase yields MKVAYVQMEPALLEPEVNYSRAEELIREAADRGAQLIVLPELFDTGYNFESREEVEEVAGQIPDGPTTQFLMELSRELGVFIVAGTAEKDEKGRLYNSAVMTGPIGSGYIGKYRKVHLFYREKLFFEPGNLGFHVFNIDIAKVGVMVCFDWFFPESARTLALKGADIIAHPSNLVMPYAPRAMPIRALENRVYTVTANRVGEERGLRFIGKSTIASPKAEILAMGSEDKEEVAVVEVNLDLARDKRLNDINDVFSDRRPEFYVL; encoded by the coding sequence ATGAAGGTGGCTTACGTCCAGATGGAACCGGCCCTCCTTGAGCCGGAGGTGAACTATTCCAGGGCCGAAGAGCTTATCCGCGAGGCGGCTGACAGGGGTGCCCAGCTCATAGTTCTGCCGGAGCTCTTTGATACAGGATACAACTTTGAGAGCAGGGAGGAGGTTGAAGAGGTTGCCGGCCAGATCCCCGATGGTCCGACGACTCAGTTCCTGATGGAGCTTTCACGGGAACTGGGTGTTTTCATAGTCGCCGGAACCGCTGAAAAGGACGAAAAGGGCAGGCTCTACAACTCGGCCGTGATGACCGGCCCGATAGGAAGCGGCTACATAGGCAAATACCGCAAAGTACATCTCTTCTACCGTGAAAAGCTCTTCTTTGAGCCCGGGAACCTTGGCTTCCACGTCTTCAACATAGACATAGCCAAGGTCGGCGTGATGGTATGCTTTGACTGGTTCTTCCCCGAATCAGCGAGAACCCTGGCGTTGAAGGGTGCCGACATCATAGCCCACCCCAGCAACCTTGTGATGCCGTACGCACCGAGAGCGATGCCTATTAGGGCTCTGGAGAACAGGGTTTACACGGTAACAGCCAACAGGGTGGGCGAGGAGAGGGGACTTAGGTTCATAGGCAAGAGCACCATAGCCTCGCCGAAGGCCGAAATTCTGGCAATGGGAAGCGAGGACAAAGAGGAGGTCGCCGTCGTTGAGGTTAACCTTGACCTTGCACGGGACAAGAGGCTCAACGACATCAACGACGTATTCAGCGATAGACGGCCGGAGTTCTACGTACTGTGA
- a CDS encoding multidrug transporter translates to MTRGRRYFLLLVPVAVAVVVTLVVNAEMFPGDYSYQRIDFGPNDVQAEILPANTHICGYILAERPFSAYVVSSDSGYFEGSGDNNVLMKWENVTNVTIDLNVSDGSYYLVIENGNESQEIEMRFKAER, encoded by the coding sequence ATGACGAGAGGGAGAAGATACTTCCTTCTGCTGGTGCCCGTTGCGGTGGCCGTGGTGGTTACCCTAGTCGTCAATGCGGAGATGTTTCCGGGTGATTACTCCTATCAGAGGATTGATTTTGGGCCAAACGACGTTCAGGCTGAAATCCTACCCGCAAATACTCACATATGCGGCTACATACTCGCGGAGAGGCCATTCTCCGCCTATGTGGTCTCGTCGGACTCAGGATACTTCGAAGGAAGCGGCGATAATAACGTCCTCATGAAATGGGAGAACGTCACAAACGTCACCATAGACCTCAACGTTTCTGACGGGAGCTACTATCTGGTGATTGAAAACGGCAACGAGAGCCAGGAAATAGAGATGAGGTTCAAAGCGGAGCGCTGA
- a CDS encoding class I SAM-dependent methyltransferase, with the protein MSLEELYRYINWRMNPGDERARERFRKVKEFFREISDELPSSGKVLDICAGTGIAGVALAKVTGARLLTVLDARKDDLELAREWLKLAGIRPELRIVPGDAREVNKLVGEHDIALLWGFTMPHFDPFDAVRLFAGVALSLSDDGVFLVEDTDRVYWIMYRAGYRKFLVEGKRDGYTIASIHEGYDFVRGTFRRSYYLLPGFRRISGVDFHYWDISTQLAIGRIFFREARLIPGKGHGTENVWGVLYFRKPRKDVAKLVLEDFSAPL; encoded by the coding sequence ATGTCCCTTGAGGAGCTCTATCGCTACATAAACTGGCGGATGAATCCAGGGGACGAAAGGGCAAGGGAGAGATTCCGGAAGGTAAAGGAGTTCTTCAGGGAAATCTCCGACGAACTGCCCTCAAGCGGCAAGGTTCTTGACATCTGCGCCGGGACGGGCATAGCGGGTGTTGCCCTCGCGAAGGTAACGGGGGCCAGACTGCTGACGGTTCTCGATGCAAGAAAAGACGACCTTGAGCTGGCAAGGGAATGGCTCAAGCTGGCAGGAATACGCCCCGAACTGAGGATAGTCCCCGGAGATGCCAGAGAAGTCAACAAACTGGTAGGCGAGCACGACATCGCGCTACTGTGGGGATTCACAATGCCGCACTTTGACCCTTTCGATGCCGTCAGGCTCTTCGCGGGAGTTGCCCTATCGCTCAGCGACGACGGTGTATTCCTTGTTGAGGACACGGACAGGGTTTACTGGATAATGTACCGCGCCGGCTACCGGAAGTTCCTGGTCGAGGGGAAGAGGGATGGTTACACGATAGCATCAATTCATGAAGGCTATGACTTCGTCAGAGGGACTTTCAGGAGGAGCTACTACCTCCTTCCGGGGTTCAGGAGGATAAGTGGCGTGGATTTCCACTACTGGGACATCTCAACCCAGCTCGCGATTGGCAGGATTTTCTTCAGGGAAGCCAGGCTCATACCCGGGAAAGGGCATGGAACTGAGAACGTCTGGGGTGTGCTTTACTTCAGAAAGCCGAGAAAGGATGTAGCAAAGCTCGTGCTGGAGGACTTCAGCGCTCCGCTTTGA
- a CDS encoding PadR family transcriptional regulator: MLMDRKEKALKKLRKDLRSGLYSYLVLLLLEREDELHGYAIRKRLEELSDGRIVPSEGALYDILKSLRKTGLVQDTWAEVGGRPRKYYSLTKLGREVLGELKAEIGAIMETLERMEEK, translated from the coding sequence GTGCTGATGGACAGAAAGGAGAAAGCCCTAAAGAAGCTGAGGAAGGACCTTCGCTCAGGGCTCTACTCCTACTTAGTTCTCCTTCTCCTGGAGAGAGAGGATGAGCTTCACGGCTATGCGATAAGAAAGAGGCTCGAAGAGCTGAGCGACGGCAGGATAGTGCCGAGCGAGGGGGCGCTCTACGACATCCTCAAGAGCCTGAGGAAGACCGGCCTCGTCCAGGACACCTGGGCGGAGGTCGGCGGGAGGCCGAGGAAGTACTACTCCCTGACGAAGCTGGGCAGGGAAGTCCTGGGCGAGCTGAAGGCCGAGATAGGGGCGATAATGGAGACCCTGGAGAGGATGGAGGAAAAATAG
- a CDS encoding YhfC family glutamic-type intramembrane protease: protein MYLLPFPILGGLLAWATIYFLGFDKQRWGEFVLGLAAFFIAIIIQNPVQQLPLLGMGIKSNADVIARGTAFTVGVSVWFGLTAGIFQEGAKYLLVKGKSLNTGLFLGLGFGITEVFVIAGAALAGALATGKPLDVPLNTALISMVERYFVVLFHVGTGIYLAYAYREGFGRSGLLAMVGIHAVIDSLAAYYQLTKSAPAMYAVEFITAIAALGLLYYTIPKAKLELPKEEEALW, encoded by the coding sequence ATGTACCTCCTTCCATTTCCAATACTCGGCGGGCTGCTGGCATGGGCGACGATTTATTTCCTTGGCTTCGATAAGCAGAGGTGGGGAGAGTTCGTCCTCGGTTTGGCCGCGTTCTTCATTGCGATAATCATTCAGAACCCCGTCCAGCAGCTTCCCCTCCTTGGAATGGGAATAAAGTCCAACGCCGACGTTATAGCGAGGGGAACCGCGTTCACCGTAGGTGTTTCGGTATGGTTCGGCCTCACCGCGGGAATATTTCAGGAGGGCGCAAAGTACCTCCTGGTGAAGGGAAAGAGCCTGAACACGGGGCTGTTCCTCGGCCTGGGCTTCGGAATAACGGAGGTCTTCGTTATAGCAGGAGCGGCCCTCGCCGGAGCGCTCGCAACGGGAAAACCGCTCGACGTCCCGCTGAACACGGCGCTTATATCAATGGTGGAGCGCTACTTCGTCGTCCTCTTCCACGTTGGAACCGGGATATACCTCGCGTACGCCTACAGGGAGGGGTTCGGAAGGAGCGGCCTACTGGCGATGGTGGGAATCCACGCGGTCATAGACTCGCTGGCGGCCTACTACCAGCTCACGAAGAGCGCGCCGGCCATGTACGCGGTAGAGTTTATAACCGCCATTGCCGCACTGGGTCTGCTGTACTACACGATTCCAAAGGCAAAACTCGAACTCCCGAAGGAAGAGGAAGCCCTGTGGTGA
- a CDS encoding heavy metal-binding domain-containing protein has product MDDFIITTTEEIPGYRVVEVKGLARGGIVRATHVGRDIMAFFKNLKGGEVQEYTQMLAEAREEALRRMKLHAEDMGANAVIGVRFMTSAVASGMAEIYAYGTAVVVERIEEE; this is encoded by the coding sequence ATGGACGATTTTATCATAACGACCACCGAGGAGATACCTGGCTACCGGGTGGTCGAGGTCAAGGGGCTCGCGAGGGGCGGCATAGTCCGGGCCACCCACGTCGGGAGGGACATAATGGCGTTCTTCAAGAACCTGAAGGGCGGCGAAGTTCAGGAGTACACCCAGATGCTCGCCGAGGCCAGGGAAGAGGCCCTGAGGAGGATGAAGCTCCACGCCGAGGACATGGGGGCCAACGCGGTAATAGGGGTTCGCTTCATGACCTCGGCCGTTGCTTCCGGCATGGCCGAGATATACGCCTACGGCACGGCGGTGGTCGTTGAGAGGATCGAGGAGGAGTGA
- a CDS encoding YiiX/YebB-like N1pC/P60 family cysteine hydrolase: MRREVGVVLGILVLLAMASPVSAFSKGGGDYWHPYPTNVIPGDIVIGHGEKSDFFIPGYWTHTGIIAYYDTYYSDWVVIEAWESGIRMVLLSDFLSRYDTVAVLRVATSDYVRQNAVYFAYYQLGKPYDWGWWTKQVYGDSYYCSELVWAAYIAAGGPDIDANPGWTWTYLNGVAPQEIYDDGDTYVVYYHSV, translated from the coding sequence ATGAGAAGGGAAGTCGGTGTGGTTCTTGGGATTCTGGTTCTCCTGGCAATGGCCAGTCCGGTCTCAGCCTTCAGCAAGGGAGGGGGAGACTACTGGCACCCGTATCCAACAAACGTCATACCCGGCGATATCGTAATCGGACACGGCGAAAAGAGCGACTTCTTCATACCCGGCTACTGGACGCACACTGGAATCATAGCCTACTATGACACCTATTACAGCGATTGGGTTGTCATTGAGGCCTGGGAGTCTGGAATAAGGATGGTTCTTCTGTCGGACTTCCTTAGCAGGTACGACACGGTTGCCGTTCTTCGCGTCGCCACCAGTGACTACGTGAGACAGAACGCGGTTTACTTTGCCTACTACCAGCTGGGCAAGCCCTACGACTGGGGCTGGTGGACAAAGCAGGTTTACGGGGACAGCTACTACTGCTCCGAGCTCGTCTGGGCAGCCTACATAGCAGCCGGTGGACCGGACATAGACGCCAACCCCGGCTGGACATGGACATACCTCAACGGTGTGGCCCCGCAGGAGATTTACGACGACGGCGACACCTACGTGGTCTACTACCACTCGGTCTGA
- the dph2 gene encoding diphthamide biosynthesis enzyme Dph2 yields the protein MHEIPTGEILKALRDLSAERVLIQTPEGLKREAQYLVDFLEENGIEAIISGDINYGACDPADREAKLLGCDALIHLGHSYMRLHLEVPTIFVPAFASVDVVPALEKNLGEIRKLGTRIALVTTAQHVHQLDLAKEFLERHGFNVIIGKGDSRVSWPGQVLGCNFTAAKVDAEGVLFIGAGYFHPLGVALATKKPTLAVNPYSGDAVWMDQEAERLIRKRWAQIAKAMAARKFGVITSTKKGQLRLAEAKRVVRLLREHGMYARLIAMNHIGYPALEGFDFDAYVVVACPRVPIDDYENWRKPVLTPREVEILLGLREEYEFDEILGVEREKDEPLGIAVHGVRD from the coding sequence ATGCACGAGATTCCAACCGGCGAGATACTGAAAGCCCTGCGAGACCTCAGCGCTGAGCGAGTACTCATCCAGACCCCCGAGGGGCTGAAGAGGGAGGCTCAGTATCTGGTGGATTTCCTTGAGGAGAACGGAATCGAGGCAATAATAAGCGGGGATATCAACTACGGCGCCTGCGATCCGGCCGACAGGGAGGCGAAGTTGCTCGGATGCGACGCTCTAATCCATCTTGGCCACAGCTACATGCGCCTCCACCTGGAGGTTCCCACGATATTCGTTCCAGCCTTCGCGAGCGTTGATGTAGTTCCTGCGCTTGAGAAAAACCTCGGCGAGATCAGAAAGCTTGGGACGAGAATAGCGCTCGTGACGACGGCCCAGCACGTCCATCAACTTGACTTGGCCAAGGAGTTCCTGGAAAGGCATGGCTTTAATGTCATCATCGGAAAGGGCGACTCCCGCGTCAGCTGGCCGGGACAGGTTCTCGGGTGCAACTTCACCGCGGCGAAAGTTGATGCGGAAGGGGTTCTCTTCATCGGCGCCGGCTACTTTCACCCGCTCGGCGTTGCCCTGGCCACGAAAAAGCCGACTCTGGCTGTAAACCCCTATAGCGGCGATGCGGTATGGATGGACCAGGAGGCTGAACGGCTAATAAGGAAGAGGTGGGCGCAGATAGCGAAGGCCATGGCCGCTCGGAAATTCGGTGTGATAACCAGCACCAAGAAGGGCCAGCTTCGCCTGGCTGAGGCAAAAAGAGTAGTCAGACTTCTCCGCGAGCATGGAATGTACGCGAGGCTCATAGCGATGAACCACATCGGCTACCCGGCCCTCGAAGGCTTTGACTTCGACGCCTACGTTGTCGTGGCCTGCCCACGCGTTCCGATAGATGACTATGAGAACTGGCGGAAGCCCGTGCTGACCCCCAGGGAGGTTGAGATACTCCTTGGCCTGCGGGAGGAATACGAATTCGACGAGATACTCGGAGTGGAGCGCGAGAAGGACGAGCCCCTCGGCATAGCCGTCCACGGGGTGAGAGATTGA
- a CDS encoding METTL5 family protein, whose protein sequence is MKKKHLAMALSRLEGFRNPKPELEQYRTPGDVAAELLWLAHSMGDIAGRVVADLGAGTGVLTVGACLLGAERVHAVEVDGEAVDILRANVERLALTDCVEIHRTHVTDFSVRVDTVVMNPPFGSQNRHADRPFLLKAFEVSDVVYSIHLAKPEVRRFIESFVKDSGFSITHRVTLPFEIPAQFFFHRKRLERISVDVYRFQRM, encoded by the coding sequence TTGAAGAAAAAACACCTTGCCATGGCCCTCTCCCGTCTTGAAGGCTTCAGAAACCCCAAGCCAGAACTTGAGCAGTACCGAACCCCCGGGGATGTCGCGGCCGAGCTGCTCTGGCTGGCCCATTCCATGGGCGACATCGCCGGTAGAGTTGTTGCTGATCTCGGAGCCGGAACCGGCGTCCTGACGGTGGGGGCCTGCCTACTGGGCGCCGAGCGTGTTCACGCGGTTGAGGTTGACGGCGAGGCGGTTGATATTCTCCGCGCAAACGTGGAACGTCTCGCCCTTACTGACTGTGTTGAAATCCATCGCACCCATGTCACCGATTTTTCGGTGAGGGTTGATACTGTGGTGATGAACCCGCCCTTTGGGAGCCAGAATCGCCACGCGGACAGGCCCTTCCTGCTGAAGGCCTTCGAGGTGAGCGACGTTGTTTACTCCATACACCTGGCCAAGCCGGAGGTGAGACGCTTCATCGAATCCTTTGTGAAGGACTCCGGTTTTTCGATAACTCACAGAGTAACACTTCCCTTCGAGATTCCGGCCCAGTTCTTTTTCCATCGGAAGAGACTTGAGAGAATCTCGGTTGACGTGTACAGGTTCCAGCGGATGTGA
- a CDS encoding RsmB/NOP family class I SAM-dependent RNA methyltransferase has product MGKLKLSDRQLYALIEAVKLGEEVKPSQQAKRKAFAKYKIEGWENSKLTGIFYSIQRRLGLIDEIIEELVGVSPLILDPWLRATLRVAVEIAVFRDPNQKTLQHLKGLAKFLSKRTHPYVGYYYYDLLPRVIDYVPKLDSEEKRLKWYYLFPEWFIGKMKSLLGDEAEELLKALNETLPVSLRVNLLKASVEEVEDYLRERNVRFERSGRVETVLRVLDPFNPERLLNGGLAIAQEEAAAVASLVLAPRPGETVVDLAAAPGGKTAHMAELMNNEGRIYAFDVEAARIKRMREVLRRTGVEIAETIRADGRKAPELLGEGIADRVMLDAPCTSDGTIAKNPELRWRLREKNIPKVVELQKELIESAWELLKPGGRLLYSTCSMLKEENEDVVTWFLERHGDARLVPLRGPYDEGFLKGTMRAWPHRHGTIGFFYALMEKGKD; this is encoded by the coding sequence GTGGGAAAACTCAAGCTCTCTGACAGGCAGCTTTACGCGCTCATAGAGGCGGTCAAGCTCGGCGAGGAAGTAAAGCCCAGCCAGCAGGCAAAGAGAAAGGCTTTTGCTAAATACAAAATTGAAGGGTGGGAAAATTCAAAGCTCACAGGGATATTCTACTCCATCCAGCGGAGGCTCGGTTTAATAGACGAGATAATCGAGGAGCTCGTGGGCGTTTCTCCCCTCATTCTCGACCCCTGGCTGAGGGCCACGCTGAGGGTGGCCGTTGAGATAGCCGTCTTCCGCGACCCCAACCAGAAAACCCTCCAGCACCTGAAGGGCCTCGCCAAGTTTCTGTCGAAGAGAACGCACCCCTACGTCGGCTATTACTACTACGACCTCCTGCCCAGGGTCATAGACTACGTCCCGAAGCTCGACTCGGAGGAGAAGAGGCTGAAGTGGTACTACCTCTTTCCGGAATGGTTCATAGGGAAGATGAAAAGCCTTCTCGGTGACGAGGCAGAGGAGCTGCTCAAAGCGCTCAACGAGACCCTGCCCGTAAGCCTTCGCGTGAACCTTCTGAAGGCGAGCGTTGAGGAGGTCGAGGACTACCTCCGGGAAAGGAACGTCCGCTTCGAGAGGAGCGGGAGGGTTGAGACCGTTCTCAGGGTACTCGATCCCTTCAACCCCGAGCGGCTCTTAAACGGGGGACTGGCGATAGCGCAGGAAGAAGCGGCGGCAGTGGCTTCCCTCGTCCTGGCGCCGAGACCCGGTGAAACGGTGGTTGACCTCGCGGCCGCTCCGGGTGGAAAGACCGCACACATGGCGGAGCTGATGAACAACGAGGGCAGAATCTACGCCTTCGACGTCGAGGCGGCGAGGATAAAGCGCATGAGGGAAGTCCTCAGGAGGACCGGCGTTGAGATAGCGGAGACTATAAGGGCGGACGGCAGGAAGGCGCCGGAGCTTCTGGGAGAGGGAATAGCGGACAGGGTCATGCTCGACGCACCTTGCACGAGCGACGGGACGATAGCGAAGAACCCCGAGCTCAGGTGGCGCCTCCGCGAGAAGAACATCCCAAAGGTTGTGGAGCTCCAGAAGGAACTCATCGAGAGCGCCTGGGAGCTTTTAAAACCCGGTGGCAGGCTCCTTTACTCCACCTGCTCGATGCTCAAAGAGGAGAACGAAGATGTGGTGACCTGGTTCCTTGAGCGGCACGGCGATGCCCGGCTCGTCCCGCTGAGGGGCCCCTACGACGAGGGCTTTCTGAAGGGAACCATGCGCGCATGGCCGCACAGGCACGGGACGATAGGGTTTTTCTACGCGCTGATGGAAAAGGGAAAAGATTAA
- a CDS encoding mechanosensitive ion channel family protein yields the protein MFSSLINSTITLPVEPGVPLEIPVNAIIKAVLILVLGVFIAKIAKRQIIKASRKTTHVWIINEDTAAAISNLIIFVAIIQSLDALGVLSYEIWGMPLSNMLTAILVFYFAYLLAKKSKDYMITRTPQSKLPEVQVKAKLFYYTVIILAFFLALNIAGISGELGTLMAAAGITGIILGFSAQTVVSNFVSGVFMYFDKPLQIGDAVRLKDTSGTVVEGVVEDIRIMSTRIRQWDGTLLRIPNDKLFNSEIVNLQKYPARRTTLEIGIAYSADAERAIKVIEQVLEEEPYVLAIPAPRVYVDRLEDSSVVIKIWAWTPSSLWIGENLLRSKYHLLQRIKETLDREGIEIPFPQRVNWFANELKVRIEEPLEEETAGNQA from the coding sequence ATGTTCAGCTCCTTGATTAACTCAACGATCACCCTTCCAGTGGAGCCGGGGGTTCCCCTCGAAATTCCAGTAAACGCCATCATAAAGGCCGTCCTGATACTTGTCCTGGGAGTGTTCATAGCGAAGATAGCCAAGAGACAGATAATAAAGGCCTCAAGGAAAACCACACACGTCTGGATAATCAACGAGGACACCGCGGCGGCGATATCCAATCTCATAATCTTTGTCGCGATAATACAGTCCCTCGATGCCCTCGGTGTCCTCTCGTACGAGATATGGGGAATGCCCCTCAGCAACATGCTTACGGCAATACTCGTCTTCTACTTCGCCTACCTCCTTGCGAAAAAGTCAAAGGACTACATGATCACGAGAACTCCCCAGAGCAAACTTCCAGAGGTTCAGGTTAAGGCGAAGCTCTTCTACTACACGGTCATCATCCTCGCCTTCTTCCTCGCCCTCAACATAGCGGGGATAAGCGGCGAGCTCGGAACCCTCATGGCTGCCGCAGGCATAACCGGTATAATCCTCGGTTTCTCCGCCCAGACCGTCGTTTCCAACTTCGTATCCGGCGTCTTCATGTACTTCGACAAGCCCCTCCAGATTGGCGATGCGGTCAGGCTCAAGGACACGTCCGGAACGGTTGTGGAGGGAGTAGTAGAGGACATCAGGATAATGTCCACGAGGATAAGGCAGTGGGACGGAACCCTGTTGAGGATACCCAACGACAAGCTCTTCAACAGCGAGATAGTCAACCTCCAGAAGTACCCCGCGAGGAGGACGACGCTGGAGATAGGCATAGCCTACAGCGCCGATGCTGAGAGGGCCATCAAGGTCATTGAGCAGGTGCTTGAGGAGGAGCCCTACGTCCTTGCGATACCGGCCCCAAGGGTCTACGTTGACAGGCTGGAGGACAGCTCCGTGGTCATAAAGATATGGGCGTGGACACCCAGCTCGCTGTGGATAGGGGAGAACCTCCTTCGCTCGAAGTATCACCTGCTCCAGAGGATAAAGGAGACCCTCGACAGGGAGGGAATAGAGATACCGTTCCCACAGAGGGTGAACTGGTTCGCCAACGAGCTGAAGGTAAGGATAGAGGAGCCACTGGAAGAGGAAACAGCAGGGAATCAGGCTTAA
- a CDS encoding DUF432 domain-containing protein has protein sequence MFGEHELKTQFIKIGEKKVHIVEEKGDVFKYRRDDVEVMFKGAGNKLEILPAPATGYGVKLLMIDFGESVVVPPGEKMEFFLSAPVEVDVRLGDVTIDHFNLSREKYALYGTPEVGAIARYWRSRLYISEPNETGVVKVHINNGSKRWWELDHLVIYLKDTVMYYSEERAYYPLIIVEFKTGVPEINNTGEPPKEGLKPTKEPLPLPNFVMRW, from the coding sequence ATGTTCGGTGAGCACGAGCTGAAGACCCAGTTCATCAAGATCGGCGAGAAAAAGGTACACATCGTCGAGGAGAAGGGCGACGTGTTCAAATACAGGAGAGACGATGTTGAGGTAATGTTCAAGGGAGCGGGCAATAAACTTGAGATACTCCCGGCTCCCGCCACCGGTTACGGTGTCAAGCTTCTCATGATTGACTTTGGAGAGAGCGTGGTTGTACCTCCGGGTGAAAAAATGGAGTTCTTCCTCAGCGCCCCGGTGGAAGTGGACGTTCGGCTCGGTGATGTGACAATAGACCACTTCAACCTGAGCAGGGAAAAGTACGCCCTCTACGGCACCCCTGAGGTCGGGGCGATAGCGAGGTACTGGAGATCCCGGCTGTACATCTCCGAACCGAATGAGACGGGAGTGGTTAAGGTTCACATAAACAACGGCTCGAAAAGATGGTGGGAGCTCGACCATCTGGTCATATACCTTAAGGACACCGTGATGTACTACTCCGAGGAGAGGGCCTACTATCCCCTGATAATCGTGGAATTCAAGACCGGAGTGCCGGAAATCAACAACACCGGAGAGCCCCCAAAGGAGGGTCTGAAGCCCACCAAAGAGCCCCTCCCCCTTCCGAACTTCGTTATGAGGTGGTGA